The genomic stretch CATTTATCACACACACAAAAATAGATGAGACGATTCAAGTCTCCCAAAGCTTGAATGAGCGTCGTACGTACTTTCACTGGGCGTTGGTCACTCTCTCACTACGATGAATTCTACAGTAGAGGACAAGGTTAATGCCTTCATCGTTTCCTCTACTGATCGGAAGGTAAAAGATGCATGGTTGGAAAGATCTATAGTcggtaataaaaaaatttaatttttaatttttattttttttctgaaaacGTAATCGGCCACGTGTCAATCTCGATGTTGTCACTCCGAGCGTCAGCGAGCCCCCATTTTTGTCCACGCCGTCATCCACTTCTTCATTCGCAATCTGCCAAACCGAAGCATCCGATCGCAAGCAAAACCCTCGCAATCTTCCACTGCTCCTCCGATTCGGTTGACCTTACCGAATTACGCAGATCTCTCCTCGAAATCTCGATTTTTTTTTAACCCTTTCTGGAACCCTAAAGGGGGATGTAGGTTGCAGctgtgtttggttctttcctgcCCCCTTTGTTGTCGGTGTGGGAATTGAACGATCGTGGGGAAGGATTTTATGGCGTCTGGGCCGCTAGTCGGCGCCGGAGGTGACGGTTCCCGCGGTAATCACAGATGGACGGAGAGCGGCAAGGTCTACGCGCGCAAGTCCTTCAACAAGATCCCTAGATCCTCGCCCAATTCCCAGCCACCTGCGCAGGCCTCGGCCgctgaagaagaagatgaggaaCTTGGCTCCGTCCGCCGTCAAAAATCGCATCTTCCTCCCGCTGCCGACGATGCCTCGTTCAGGTCGAAGCGACTCTCGGCCGAGGCCAATGGCCATGGCCGCATCGCCACCGTCAGCCTTGCTCCCAGTTCGCGTCAGGAGGTGCGGGACCTGCGCAGGAAGCTGGCCTCCGAGCTCGAGCAGATCCGCACCCTCTCCCGCCGTCTGGAGGCCCATGAGCCCCTGGTCGCCTCCGCTGCTGGATACGCACATTCACAGCTCTCGGCTACTGATCCAAACACGCCTGTCTCCACAAAGAGAGCATCGGAGGCCGCCACGCCTACGACTGCCCCTGCTGGACAATTCCGCCCTTTCGTCAGCGTCTCTGTTGATTTCACGAACGATAACCTAGGGGAGGGAGCGGAGAAGGAGAAGCGGACTCCGAAGGTCAACCAGTACTATAAGAATTCTGATTTCCTTCTAGGGAAGGATAAATTATCACAGCCTGATCCTCATAGCCAGAAGAAATCCAAGACGAATACTGGAAAGAAGCAATCTTTGGGGTTATCAGAATTCGACAGTTCCCCCATGGATGAGAAGAAGATCTATGCACAAGCCTTCAAGAGTTGTGGCTTACTTCTCTCCAAGCTGATGAAGCACAAGTTTGGCTGGGTGTTCAACAAGCCAGTTGATGCCAAGGCGCTTGGTCTCCATGATTATTATACCATTATCAAGCATCCGATGGACTTTGGCACAGTTAAGTCTCGGCTTGCTAAGAACTGGTACAGCTCCCCACGAGATTTTGCTGAGGATGTTAGGCTGACCTTTCGCAATGCCATGACTTACAATCCAAAGGGACAGGATGTCCACGTCATGGCTGATCAACTTCTGCAACTGTTTGAGGAGCTGTGGCCTGCCATTGAGGGTGAGTTCTCCTATCTTGCCTATCCACCAGCCTCAAACTCAAAGAAGCCTCGGCCTGGTGACATGAGAATGTTGGAGAGGTCAGATTCCACCGTGCATCCTGTTGCAGTTGAACAAAAAATAAAGCCAGTGAGCCACCCAATGCACATAGGTCGAGCACCAGCTCTAAAGAAACCTAAGGCCAAGGATCTGAATAAGAGGGACATGACCTTTGAGGAGAAGCAGAGACTAAGTAATAACTTGCAAAATCTGCCTCCAGAGAAGTTGGAGAACATCGTGCAGATTATTAAGAAGAGAAATTTTTCTCTTAGCCAACATGATGATGAGATTGAAGTTGATATAGATAGTGTTGATGTGGAGACACTTTGGGAGCTGGATAGATTTATGACAAATTACAAGAAGAGTCTGAGCAAGAACAAGAGGAAGGCTGAGCTTGCAATTCTCGCCAAGTCTGAGACTGAAGTTGATGCACGTGAAACATCACATGAAAAGGTAGGAGTTAGCACATCTTAATTTTCTACCTTTTCATTTATAGCATGAATTGTAGGTTTAATCATACCTCTATCTACCTATTTTCAGACTCACAATCCAATTGTTACTGAGTTGCTTGAGAATAGCAAGAAAGGTGAACTGTGTTTATTTACAGATGCTTTTTCTTTATTACAGTATTATTCTATGTTGCTGACAGGTTAATTTGACACTCAGTGGTGGATGAGAAATATGTAGCTTCTTCTTCACCTGTTGGAGGACAAAAGAAGGGAGATAATGGAAGTCGATCTAGTTCAAGCAGCTCTAGTAGTggttctggatcttcatctactGGTAGCATAATCTACTGTGCTCTTGTTTCTTGGTAAATAAAATGCTGCAAGTATTTTTCTCCTAAGCATTATAACTAAGGAAGTACCCTTTTTCAGATTCAGATAGTGAAAGTTCCTCTGCATATGGTTCAGATGCTGCGCATTCACCTAGAACATGAACTTACTTGGGAAAGGTACTATTTGTTTCATTCACATTAAACTAGAATGTCAATCGTGTGGTCTATGTTTCAAATCATAAAATTTATTATGCTTTCTGAAGTTCTTGTGAGGTAATATGTCATGCATTCTTTCTCATTTTAGTAATTTTACAGTTGGATTATTAAAAAGAAAGGTAGGCAAATAGAGTTTGACTAAAAGATTATGTTGTCGTCTAAAGATACCTAGACTAGCTATATATTTGCAGCAATATTGTGATCAATAAAAATCGATTGCTTTATACAAACTGAGTCACTTCATTGACTAAAATAGATCATTTAATATTTCACAAATTATTTCTTTAATCATAACTTAGTTACCTTAAGTACCCCTAATCACAGGCAAGGCAAGCATTTACCTAACTTAATGCTTAGCACTCTCCCTTGTGATGTTGCATAAGTCTCTCTTATGCTTATGTGTTCAATTGGATGAAAAGCTTCACCGTTAAGGCCGTTCCTAATGATTGCCACttgtaaataaattatttgacttGATTAATTGAATACAAATCAATAATGATTTCcactgaaaagaaaaaaaaatcaatgttgATTCAACATTCTTTGATGAGACACTAATATGTCTCAATATGTTTTATACTGTCATGCCAAATCAGATTATGATCATTGTACATGGCTGCTTTTTTTTCTTGTGTTTTTAAAATGGGATGGAAATACTTTTCCTCAAAACTTCTACAAGGTATTTATTTAGGTGAGTTGGTAACCTTGCTACTGCAGAACCAGTTTTAATCTATAACGTAGCCATTAAAATGCTTCCACTAATGACATTGTATCAAATGTTAATAACAAACTTTAAAAACCATAGAATGCGACAAAGTCTTCATAAATGATAATAGGTTCTCAAGGGCTGACTTTAACTACCATAGTGTCTGCGTGGTGGAAGAGGGATAGTTTGAACTTAATAAATTACTCCCAGACCAATATTCGGCACttgcttgagaaagaaaattctcaATGCCTATTTTCAAATTATCAAGTAGCTAAGCTTTTATCACCCACAAATGCACTGCAGAATCCCTTAAATAATTGTTGTTGCTTAATTGAGGAGAAAACAACGGTCTTTATGTGATCACTGCTTCACAAGTGGCATCAACCCAATCCCTTTTTCTGCCAACTAATTTTTAGTTCAAAATCTAGGGCCTACATCCTCCTCAATACTTTTCAGGTTTTCAACACAATTAGCCTCTTAATCTTCAGCAGTTTTACTGTCTTATCAGTCTTCTTTTAACACTACTTGGGCCCAACATATATTATCATATTGCACCTAACCACTACTTTCTCATGCTTACTAGACTATTCTTTGGCTGCTATTTCTATTACTTTCAATGGTTGGCTGAGGTTCATGTGTTTTTCATAACTTTAGTTTAATTATCCACCTTATTAGTTGATGCATGAGTGATAGGGTCATTACCATGCCCTTTAGAGACGATGTGGCCATGTTGTACCTCAACTTCCAAATGTGAGTTGGTGCACGTGTCACTTTATTGAGATCTCTTCATAGAACTTCGTGTAGCACAACCATTTTCTGTCCACTTATACAAAGACTAACATCTTGAACTTCAGTTGCATCTGGGTTTATTTAAATTACAATTTATGAAGAAGTATACTGGTTTCTCAATAACCTGAGTATGGTATTCTTTGATACAATATTGATGAATTTCGCAAGGCAAAAATTGGGCCAAAATTCTTATCCCATGTTGCAACTGTTCCTTTCACCTGTTTGGGCCATCATTCTTTTAATGATTCTACCAAGTATAAGCTAGTTCTAAGCTTTGCTTCCACATGTATCATTTCATTTAAGTTTGCTACATCATTCCATCTTCCTTTGATGCCATCAACCCAATCTATACAAGCTTCAGTGGCACAGTCGTTCCAAAATGTACGCTTGCACACCTAGAAATTTTCTAGAGAATCtccaacaaaatctacccacCATATTAGTCCATCATTATACTAGATGTCCTTCCATTAACATACCTATCATCACTAGAACTATCACTTTGCATCTAGTAGGTGAATAATTTTCATTCTTCAACTCTCTAATGCAGTAATTTCCATCTTTTATCTTAACTTTCATTTCTCTAACTTTTTTGTGGGCCCTCTTTTTATCATTGGTTGCATAATATGATGAAGCACCAAGAACAACTAAAGTCACctaaagagaaaattatttttaatttaaagatGGTTTAATACAAGAGATCCTGACCTTTTTATAGACCAACATTCTTTATAGAAATACAATTTAGTTGTCCAAACACTCCAACAAATTCTTTAGATAAATacaccattttttttttaaaactaaatctcaACCGCCTCATTATCTTTTGCCAAGAAGAACTCAACTTCCTTGAGTAAGGGAGCATAATGATTTGTTGAGTCTTGCAACGCCTCACATAGGTACAAAACGAACAATCAAGGGTTGTCTTTGTAAGAGATGATTCTAGTGTCTCTTGTTGGATTTCAGCAAATAAGTAGGCCAATATGTGTTCTAGTGCCTCTTATCGGATTTCAAAGCATGGGACATGGAAAAAAAATGATCATACTTTGTGTGGGAGGAGATAATATTAAGACTAGGATATTTTGGTTATGTTTTGTAAACCATGGCAGACAAAATTCATTATTTTAAAATACAAGGGCGAAGTAAAAAAAGTTAGTAAAGTATAAAGGGTGGGTAAAACGAAATTTTCttgataaattattaaattttaataataacttTTTTTATCATTAATACACTATTCTTTTAATGTATAGTCATAACACTGCACCATGTGCTCGCTGTAagtttccatttttttttactaatccATTTTGGAATTAGCCAAGTTGGTAGAGATCATCTATTTTTATAcaaattagataattaattgagCTATTTATTTTTGACTTCTGATCAATTTCAAGTGGACTTTATGTGTTTTTTCTTTTCCGAAGTCCCATTTCGAATGGGTGCTTGATGTTACTGAGAAAATGGTATCAAGTAAACCTAATCACTGTTAGTCTGCAGATTTTCTGAATTATTGATCAGTGACAACTTAATTTAGCTATAACTCTTTAGCAACTTGTCGATCAACTTAAGACTAGCATATCTACCTCTGTACCCTGGATTTGCTTCTCTTGCAGCCATCAATCCACAAGGCCAACCTATTTCCGTACTAGATTAAGTCCAAGAGGAATTTAATCAAGATCTTAGTCGTTTAACAATCAGATGTTTTGGAAACAACAGATCTCATCCTAAATTGGTCCACAACCGGGCCAGGAGCATGAAATATACTCTCTTTATGGATCATTAGTCATGCGTTTTATACAATTCCTCTCTTTTTCCAAGAAAGGCCTCCAAGTACCACTAGTTCTAAGATGACCATGGCAGACAATTTTCTTCCGTACTTAACAATAAGAAATTATCACAATGATTCACAAGAGATATGAATTCGACCAAACTAAGTCACAAACCTTAAAGCAACTAAAATACATCTTGAAACTCAAACTCATTACAATTTATATAATTATCACATAGTTAGAGCTTGCTTTCTATTTCATGGAAAACTGTAAACGCAAGTTTGTCAATGTTATCAATATGTAGTTAGATATTAATGGTCAACAGCACAAGTTAGTCAATGTTATCTATTGCAAGTGAGACAGACACAAACAATGTGAATGTATAAAATACCAAAGGCACTTTTGTTTAGTCTGATAGGGTTGGAACATGTGTATTCCTgtacattttttttcctttcatttgCTTGGTATGTTGCAACTTAATTACCATTCATGACTTTTCTCTCATTATTTGTTAAGTTCGTCATGGCACTCTTGTTACTTCGTTTGTTCCCACCAAATATTTTTGTTTTGTGACAACAGAATCCAGTTGCACATTAAATCAGATGGCCGCTGGACTAATGATCTGGGATAATGCTATAAAACACACTGGTGGTGGTAACTGGGAACATGGACTCTGACTGAAAACAGTATGTTATGTGATGCATGAAGATATGATATTATCTAGTTGTAGTGTTTAAGTAGTCATGGTTTGACATCACTGAAAGTGGTAGAAAGCCTTCTGGTCTCGTTTCCAGTTCCTCATTCATGCAAATAGCCATTGTAGGGTGTAATttattcaaaataattatttagtTAGGTGTTTGTCCTGCACCTCCGAATGATGTATATTTAGTTCCTCAGCAGCCCAGCCATCCAGCCTGACTTGTATAACTCACCATGTGTAAAAAAATCTGACACCACCAATTCTGTACCATTGTTGTGTACGTCTCATTGCATCATTTGTTTGCTTGATCCTGTGATTTCCGGATTATAGATGCTAATTGGATTTGTGTTGGTCAAATGATGATTAGTAAAATATCTTGACTTGAATGGTCCATTTACAAAAAAGGAAGGCCCCAATTATGTGTTCAATAAAATGACTTTGCATTCTGAGTGTTTGAAGCGTCTTCATGATATTCAATTGCACGATCTATTTGCAATAATAGTTTATAAAAAAGAGATTAACAGATAGTTAGCTCCTCCgtggattttgtttatttttaattaatggtTTTAATAcatattcaaataaaaaaaatagaatttatataaatcttttattttgtaaaaaaaaataagtatagTTTTTTTTATTGGATTTAGTATAAAGTTTATAAATTATGTTAAGATTTGTCTTCAAAACATCCGGCGGATTATAAATACGATGACTAGGACACAGAATCGAACCGATGGCCATCTAATTATAAAATACCGATTCACTCTCGTGTGCATCCCGAGTCCATGTATACGGCCTCTGCATTCCCAAGTTCAAGACGCCATGGCTTCTTCTACTCTCTCTTCTTCTTGGCATTCCATCGTTTTCACTCTGTTTATTATCTTCTTCGTTTTCACACGGTCGAGCGAATGATCTACGAGAGGTTGATAGCCCATGGAGCCTCTCCGGTCGCCGTGCTACCGGGAACGTTGTCACACTTTTTTATCAAATTATTTGTAATCCTATGATAAGCTTTTGTATCTATACCCCGTTGTTAGAAGTTTCATAATAGACTATAAATTTTACTTTCATAGTATAAGTGACTATTAACGTCCTATTGATGCTTTTCTATGATATAACTCCTTCTGTCATCATGAAGATATAACTTGAGATAGAGCTCCTGCTATCTAAGCATCCAGCAAAATCAGAATCTGAATATTCAATTATTTTGCATAACATTCCCATAATATTTCACCTTGAACCCTTATTATTCTTGTTAGTCGTTTTCCCCTTGATATATACTCAAcgtaaatttcaaaatctaatataTCAagagaatcaagaatttctaatgacattaacctttctaagcATTGTTTAGAGATATGTCCTAAACACCTATGCtacaatatgaaaaaaaattttatttgccACACTACTGTTTACATCTATACTATGCATCACAATATTATTCGTATGAGTTTCAACGTTTAATCTATATAATTTGTCAATCAAGAGATTAATACCACACAagataaaatttcaaaatatacTAAACTTTTCCATTTCCAAATGAACAAGTGTATATGGATTTATCCAAAcatgaaataaaaattaagtttcGTCTAAAAGATAACACtacaaatgtatttttcaaatttaagagTACATTGTTCCTTAAACAAACTCTAAAGACACCTATTGTCTCTATTTTTGTCTTCTTACAGTTCCCGTGTAGATGAATCTTTCAGTATCAATTGACATTTAGCTCCTCAAACAACCTTGCATAGTTAAACTTATGTGAGTAATTGTACAATATATATCCGTTATGTGTTATTAGGTTACAATATGTTGGTACAAACGTATATTTTGATGGAtgacaaagggtttaaagttatatgttatgtgcttaatgGGCCAGGTAAGTGTGCAGGTCACTAAACAAGGAAAGTCCTAATGGGTCAGGAAGACCAGACATTAGGTATCAGGAGACCTAGGGTTAGACATTAGGTAAGAAGTCTTAATGAATCAAAAGGATCAAACACCAGGTGGAAAAATAGATGAGCTAATCTGATAGTGCACTTGATGGGTCAGTTGGATCAGATATCAAGTAAAGAAAGTCCTTGTAGGTTGATTACACATTGAGTaaaagcaaaagtccaaacaagtcaatCAAACTAATTATTTGAtgggtaagttaaggtaagctcCTGGAGTAGAGTGCAGTGAGGTTGTGTCCCAGTTAGACAAACCTTAGCCGTTGATCCAACTGAGGAAACCAACGGAGGTTTCTAAGTCAAGATCTGACGATCCTATCTGTCTTCTTTATACATGAATATtatatctaactctattttgttgtatcaaaataattattataatgtgCAAACTatgtttttgtaaaaaaataaagttcGGCATGCTCTAAAGTTTCGGTTGACTGAACCAAGTAGTTTAGTTCAATGATCCCCAGTGATGAGACCagatcaaattcaaattaagccgAAAAGAAAATATTGGTTCAGTTGACCAATAgtatgatcagtcgaccgattatATTTGGTAACCAGAGATCAGATAAGATTGAATCACATGAGGAAAGAAATAACAGAGTTTAGTCAATCGAACATGTGATCGgttgataaaaaatatttggtaaaaaaggATCAGATTAAATTGAATTGAGCAACAAAAGGAAATTCTTGGTGTTTAGTCGACTGAATAGGGCTTCAGTCAACCGATCTAGGTTGATTTCACGGAAGATATGATTTGGATCATGAACCTAGACACGAAGCCGAGAAAATTTGGAAGGTCAATCGACCAAAAAAGGATTAGTCAACTGAATAAAAAGGTTATAAAAGAAACCTCGAGGTTTGAAACTCATCATCAATTCTTTCAACGAATCACTTGCTTCTGCTATACTTTGTTCTGTATATTCAAGTGTTGATACACCAAAGCTCTCCGATAATTTACACAAAGTTTTATCCATTTGTTGTCGGTAACTGTTCATTATTAATTGTATTTATTTCTATTAAAGGGATAGTATCTTGTTACTATCACCTTTATCTTTGTACGCTCTCCACCTTCTCTAAAACCTTTTTGGAGAGGAGATTTTAGTGATTGTCCCTTTGAAAACGGTTCAAAGGATCATGAGCCTTGTAGTAGCAGTTGTTGGACTACAAATCAAGCAAGCCTTGGTTAACTTCTTAACAGAGACGCCGAGTCAAGATTAGGAAGAAGCTTGGAAGATTTTCATGGATGTCTCAACATGATAAGGTAGCAAAGTCACGATGTTGTTGATCTCTCCTCAAAGGGACGTGCTTTAGTTA from Zingiber officinale cultivar Zhangliang chromosome 5B, Zo_v1.1, whole genome shotgun sequence encodes the following:
- the LOC121985724 gene encoding transcription factor GTE4-like isoform X1, with the translated sequence MASGPLVGAGGDGSRGNHRWTESGKVYARKSFNKIPRSSPNSQPPAQASAAEEEDEELGSVRRQKSHLPPAADDASFRSKRLSAEANGHGRIATVSLAPSSRQEVRDLRRKLASELEQIRTLSRRLEAHEPLVASAAGYAHSQLSATDPNTPVSTKRASEAATPTTAPAGQFRPFVSVSVDFTNDNLGEGAEKEKRTPKVNQYYKNSDFLLGKDKLSQPDPHSQKKSKTNTGKKQSLGLSEFDSSPMDEKKIYAQAFKSCGLLLSKLMKHKFGWVFNKPVDAKALGLHDYYTIIKHPMDFGTVKSRLAKNWYSSPRDFAEDVRLTFRNAMTYNPKGQDVHVMADQLLQLFEELWPAIEGEFSYLAYPPASNSKKPRPGDMRMLERSDSTVHPVAVEQKIKPVSHPMHIGRAPALKKPKAKDLNKRDMTFEEKQRLSNNLQNLPPEKLENIVQIIKKRNFSLSQHDDEIEVDIDSVDVETLWELDRFMTNYKKSLSKNKRKAELAILAKSETEVDARETSHEKTHNPIVTELLENSKKVVDEKYVASSSPVGGQKKGDNGSRSSSSSSSSGSGSSSTDSDSESSSAYGSDAAHSPRT
- the LOC121985724 gene encoding transcription factor GTE4-like isoform X2, encoding MASGPLVGAGGDGSRGNHRWTESGKVYARKSFNKIPRSSPNSQPPAQASAAEEEDEELGSVRRQKSHLPPAADDASFRSKRLSAEANGHGRIATVSLAPSSRQEVRDLRRKLASELEQIRTLSRRLEAHEPLVASAAGYAHSQLSATDPNTPVSTKRASEAATPTTAPAGQFRPFVSVSVDFTNDNLGEGAEKEKRTPKVNQYYKNSDFLLGKDKLSQPDPHSQKKSKTNTGKKQSLGLSEFDSSPMDEKKIYAQAFKSCGLLLSKLMKHKFGWVFNKPVDAKALGLHDYYTIIKHPMDFGTVKSRLAKNWYSSPRDFAEDVRLTFRNAMTYNPKGQDVHVMADQLLQLFEELWPAIEGEFSYLAYPPASNSKKPRPGDMRMLERSDSTVHPVAVEQKIKPVSHPMHIGRAPALKKPKAKDLNKRDMTFEEKQRLSNNLQNLPPEKLENIVQIIKKRNFSLSQHDDEIEVDIDSVDVETLWELDRFMTNYKKSLSKNKRKAELAILAKSETEVDARETSHEKVNLTLSGG